A window from Sinorhizobium fredii encodes these proteins:
- a CDS encoding GFA family protein, giving the protein MHIDGQCHCGFVTYEAEIDPEDVSICHCTDCQKLTGSAYRVTASAPRASFRLTGGEPKLYVKIAENGRKRLQFFCPQCGSPVYTTGTDEDAEEIGIRVGTINQRAELTPRSQIWCSSALPWVGDISALPGRPRE; this is encoded by the coding sequence ATGCACATCGACGGCCAGTGCCATTGCGGCTTCGTCACCTATGAGGCGGAAATCGATCCCGAGGACGTCTCGATCTGTCACTGCACCGATTGCCAGAAACTCACCGGTTCCGCCTATCGCGTGACCGCGAGCGCGCCGCGCGCCTCCTTCCGGCTCACCGGCGGCGAACCGAAGCTCTACGTCAAGATCGCCGAGAACGGGCGCAAAAGGCTGCAATTCTTCTGCCCGCAATGCGGCTCGCCGGTCTATACCACGGGCACGGATGAGGACGCGGAGGAGATCGGCATCCGTGTCGGCACGATCAACCAGCGGGCCGAACTCACGCCGCGTTCGCAGATCTGGTGCTCCTCCGCCCTGCCTTGGGTCGGCGACATAAGCGCGCTGCCGGGGCGGCCGCGGGAATAA
- a CDS encoding NAD-dependent epimerase/dehydratase family protein has protein sequence MTILVTGSAGHLGEALMRVLRRAGRPVRGVDIKPSEFGDHLGSIADPAFVRHAVKGVRAVIHAATLHKPHVATHGYSEFVDTNITGTLNLLEAAADAGVGAFVFTSTTSAFGSALTPAPGAPAAWITEDVTPIPRNIYGTSKLAAEGLCELFARRHRLPTLILRTSRFFPEADDDAEIRGRYETENAQANELLYRRADIEDVVSAHLAALERAEEIGFGRYIVSAPTPFSPNDLAELRTNAARVVLRRFPECEAFYAERGWKLFPSIDRVYVSARAISSLGWRPKYDFRHALSCLRRDEDFRSPLAREIGSKGYHDTVFAEGPYPVA, from the coding sequence ATGACAATTCTAGTGACGGGAAGCGCTGGCCATCTCGGCGAGGCGCTGATGCGAGTATTGCGCCGGGCGGGGCGCCCGGTGCGCGGTGTCGACATCAAGCCCTCGGAATTCGGCGACCATCTCGGCTCGATCGCCGATCCCGCCTTCGTCCGGCACGCCGTCAAGGGCGTGCGAGCCGTCATCCATGCGGCGACACTGCACAAACCGCATGTGGCGACGCACGGCTATTCGGAATTCGTCGATACCAATATCACCGGGACGCTCAACCTGCTCGAGGCCGCAGCCGATGCGGGCGTCGGCGCCTTCGTCTTTACCAGCACCACCAGCGCTTTCGGTTCCGCGCTGACGCCGGCGCCTGGCGCGCCGGCCGCCTGGATCACCGAGGATGTCACGCCGATTCCACGCAATATCTACGGCACAAGCAAGCTTGCGGCGGAAGGACTCTGCGAACTCTTCGCCCGGCGGCACCGGCTGCCCACCCTCATTCTGCGCACCTCCCGATTTTTTCCCGAGGCCGACGACGATGCGGAAATCCGGGGCCGCTATGAAACGGAGAATGCTCAGGCGAACGAACTCCTCTACCGCCGGGCCGATATCGAAGACGTGGTGAGCGCGCATCTGGCGGCGCTGGAGCGGGCAGAGGAGATTGGCTTCGGGCGCTATATCGTCTCGGCGCCGACGCCCTTTTCGCCTAACGACCTGGCCGAGCTCAGGACGAACGCCGCGCGCGTCGTCCTGCGCCGATTCCCGGAATGCGAAGCGTTCTATGCAGAGCGGGGCTGGAAGCTCTTTCCGTCGATCGACCGGGTTTATGTGAGTGCCCGGGCAATCTCGTCTCTCGGCTGGCGGCCCAAATATGATTTCCGGCACGCGCTTTCTTGCCTTCGCCGGGATGAGGATTTCCGAAGTCCCTTGGCGCGTGAGATCGGCTCGAAGGGCTACCATGATACGGTGTTCGCCGAGGGGCCCTATCCGGTGGCGTAG